One window of the Novosphingobium sp. KACC 22771 genome contains the following:
- a CDS encoding mandelate racemase/muconate lactonizing enzyme family protein, giving the protein MTTPRIIDIVEVTKPISSPIRNAYIDFSKMTASLVAVVTNIERNGRRVVGYGFNSNGRYGQGGLIRERFADRLKEAEPAALLDETGENFDPAKVWKTLMTNEKPGGHGERSVAVGTIDMAIWDAVAKIADKPLFRLLAERKGREANPRVFVYAAGGYYYPGKDDDALRAEMRSYIDRGYNVVKMKIGGESLAIDARRIESVLKEIGNDAQLAVDANGRFDTLTAIEYAKTLREYPLFWYEEAGDPLDYKLQAALAEFYPGPMATGENLFSHQDARNLLRYGGMRPDRDYLQFDCALSYGLVEYMRTLEALDECGWSPSRCIPHGGHQMSLNIAAGLGLGGNESYPDLFQPYGGFPDTVKVENGHITMPDLPGIGFEGKSDLIRVMRDLAE; this is encoded by the coding sequence GTGACCACTCCTCGCATCATCGACATCGTGGAGGTGACGAAGCCTATCTCGTCGCCGATCCGCAACGCCTATATCGACTTTTCCAAAATGACCGCCAGCCTTGTCGCCGTGGTCACCAATATTGAGCGCAACGGCCGCCGCGTGGTGGGCTATGGTTTCAATTCCAATGGCCGTTATGGTCAGGGCGGCTTGATCCGCGAACGCTTTGCCGACCGGCTGAAGGAAGCGGAACCCGCCGCCCTGCTGGATGAAACCGGCGAGAATTTCGACCCGGCCAAAGTCTGGAAAACATTGATGACCAATGAAAAGCCGGGCGGCCATGGCGAACGCTCGGTGGCGGTGGGCACGATTGACATGGCCATCTGGGATGCGGTTGCCAAGATCGCGGACAAGCCCTTGTTCCGCCTGCTGGCCGAACGCAAGGGGCGTGAGGCGAACCCGCGTGTGTTCGTCTATGCGGCGGGCGGCTATTACTATCCGGGCAAGGACGACGATGCCCTGCGCGCCGAAATGCGCAGCTATATCGACCGCGGCTATAATGTGGTGAAGATGAAGATCGGCGGGGAGAGCCTTGCCATTGACGCTCGCCGCATTGAATCGGTGCTCAAGGAAATCGGGAATGATGCGCAACTGGCGGTGGACGCCAATGGCCGTTTCGATACGCTGACCGCCATCGAATACGCCAAGACCCTGCGCGAATATCCGCTCTTCTGGTATGAGGAGGCGGGCGACCCGCTCGATTACAAACTTCAGGCCGCGCTGGCCGAATTCTATCCCGGCCCGATGGCCACGGGCGAAAACCTGTTCAGCCATCAGGATGCGCGCAACCTGTTGCGCTATGGCGGGATGCGACCGGATCGCGATTATCTGCAATTCGACTGCGCGCTTTCCTACGGTCTGGTCGAATATATGCGCACCTTGGAGGCGCTGGATGAATGCGGCTGGTCGCCCTCGCGCTGTATTCCCCATGGCGGGCATCAGATGTCGCTGAATATCGCGGCGGGTCTGGGGCTGGGCGGCAATGAGAGCTATCCCGACCTCTTCCAGCCCTATGGCGGTTTTCCCGACACGGTGAAGGTGGAAAACGGCCATATCACCATGCCCGACCTGCCCGGCATCGGGTTTGAGGGCAAAAGCGACCTGATCCGCGTGATGCGCGATCTGGCCGAATAG
- a CDS encoding sodium:solute symporter family protein, producing MGNVALRHAIIVGSVVVYILLTSLWAWHLRSRTNAQFMVGGRSLPMAVVAVLLMSEFIGAKSTVGTAQEAFEKGMAAGWSVLSASVGFGLLGLFFARQIYSSQQHTISGLVEQRFGNGARIAVSLVMIYALLLVNVGNYISGAAALSQALGLGLTASTFVVAGFSAVYYVFGGLKSIAYVTVLHSILKLVGVGVLVAVAASMTGGLAPMQAALPPSYFTITGAVGANTIFAWIIGTLGAIFSTQYIIQAIAANRSPEAARGSAFLAAVLCLPLGLALAFVGVAARYLFPDQASLYALPVFIGKMPVGLASLVTLSLVASALVSVSTVAVATTALVMRDFYIPWFRPEGEGELQATRRVALAVGLLPLLCVFFAPNILELSFFTRALRLSIAIIALVGVYLPWLGSPRAAVAALIFSGFATTAWYLAGNPHGIDNMYVAALSPALVLLLSAIFQRRAATQS from the coding sequence ATGGGCAATGTTGCCTTGCGTCATGCCATTATCGTTGGCTCGGTGGTGGTCTATATTCTGCTTACCAGCCTGTGGGCCTGGCATTTGCGCAGCCGGACCAATGCGCAATTCATGGTGGGCGGACGTTCGCTGCCCATGGCGGTGGTGGCGGTGCTGTTGATGTCGGAATTCATCGGCGCCAAATCCACCGTCGGCACCGCGCAGGAAGCCTTTGAAAAAGGCATGGCGGCGGGCTGGTCGGTGCTCTCGGCTTCGGTGGGCTTTGGGCTTTTGGGCCTGTTCTTTGCGCGCCAGATCTATTCATCCCAGCAGCACACGATCTCCGGCCTGGTCGAGCAACGCTTTGGCAATGGCGCGCGGATCGCGGTGTCGCTGGTGATGATCTATGCGCTGCTGCTGGTCAATGTCGGCAATTACATCAGCGGAGCGGCCGCCCTCTCGCAGGCGCTGGGTTTGGGCCTGACCGCCTCGACCTTCGTGGTCGCGGGGTTCAGCGCGGTTTATTACGTGTTTGGCGGGCTCAAAAGCATCGCCTATGTCACCGTGCTGCACAGTATTCTGAAACTGGTCGGCGTGGGCGTGCTGGTGGCCGTGGCCGCCTCGATGACGGGCGGGCTGGCGCCGATGCAGGCCGCGCTGCCGCCTTCCTATTTCACGATCACCGGGGCGGTAGGGGCCAATACGATCTTTGCCTGGATCATCGGCACGCTGGGCGCAATTTTTTCAACGCAATATATCATTCAGGCCATCGCCGCTAATCGCAGCCCCGAGGCGGCGCGCGGTTCGGCTTTTCTGGCGGCGGTGCTCTGCCTTCCGCTGGGCTTGGCGCTGGCGTTCGTCGGGGTGGCGGCGCGCTATCTCTTTCCCGATCAGGCCAGCCTCTACGCCCTGCCCGTCTTTATCGGCAAGATGCCGGTCGGGCTGGCCTCGCTGGTCACACTCTCGCTGGTCGCTTCGGCGCTGGTCAGCGTCAGCACCGTGGCGGTGGCGACAACGGCGCTGGTGATGCGCGATTTCTATATCCCGTGGTTCCGGCCGGAGGGCGAAGGTGAATTGCAGGCCACACGGCGCGTGGCGCTGGCGGTGGGTCTGTTGCCCCTGCTCTGCGTGTTCTTTGCGCCCAATATTCTGGAACTGTCTTTCTTTACCCGCGCCCTGCGGCTGTCCATCGCGATCATCGCACTGGTGGGGGTCTATCTGCCATGGCTGGGCTCGCCCCGCGCGGCGGTGGCGGCGCTGATCTTCAGCGGGTTTGCCACCACCGCCTGGTATCTGGCGGGCAATCCGCACGGCATCGACAATATGTACGTCGCCGCGCTTTCTCCCGCGCTGGTCCTGCTGCTTTCGGCCATCTTTCAACGTCGCGCCGCGACGCAATCATAA
- a CDS encoding PHB depolymerase family esterase translates to MSARRFKAALVLAGAGLILAPVVSHAQTVLSDYESSDQAQKARANALWRLAFRPTQQVLEQTVASLRPGAKLTPEDSAKVDALLANAAKQSPAEARRSAWQAVALVLGHPWTPAQEMIGALTLKTSEPVVSQDQAKLELTALYPVTPPSGARYAVSLTRGITTSSATPQRGAVMRELAAGSIGGALPQAIAVNFKGVPDGFYLLTTTITAPDGMRDELATPFTIIHGLAERRAAMMAKLSRIKGHEAAKQTAEYPFALAKAINAGTREVISYDFKAALARSEAIADALAKGKDPVAHATGLQNRAYRFAETGELIPYQLFVPLNWTPDRRWPLVVALHGANLDETNMLGRAGGRMQQLAEQHGMIVVAPLGYRINSAYGAVPTMGRLFGADAQRVKRSEADVLAVTDSVAAEYHVDPARRYLTGNSMGGGGTWWIGGHYAERWAAIAPAAIGGVIGEDVTGLAHMPIMAVVGDRDELGMLNRMKADMAMLRAKGIEPTYVEIKGGTHSSAFDTAMPQIFDFFESHRK, encoded by the coding sequence GTGAGCGCGCGCCGTTTCAAAGCCGCGCTGGTGCTGGCAGGAGCGGGGCTTATCCTCGCGCCTGTCGTCAGCCACGCGCAGACCGTGCTTTCGGACTACGAAAGCTCGGATCAGGCGCAAAAGGCGCGGGCCAATGCGCTCTGGCGTCTGGCCTTTCGCCCCACCCAGCAAGTGCTGGAGCAGACCGTGGCCAGCCTGCGCCCCGGCGCAAAACTGACGCCGGAGGACAGCGCCAAGGTTGATGCCCTGCTGGCCAATGCCGCCAAACAATCCCCCGCCGAGGCAAGGCGCAGCGCATGGCAGGCGGTCGCGCTGGTGCTGGGCCACCCCTGGACTCCGGCGCAGGAGATGATCGGCGCCCTCACCCTGAAAACCTCCGAGCCGGTGGTGTCGCAGGATCAGGCCAAGCTGGAATTGACGGCGCTCTATCCCGTAACGCCCCCCTCGGGCGCACGCTACGCGGTCAGCCTGACGCGGGGCATCACCACCAGTTCGGCCACGCCCCAGCGCGGGGCGGTGATGCGCGAATTGGCCGCAGGGTCCATCGGCGGCGCCCTGCCCCAAGCCATTGCGGTCAACTTCAAGGGTGTGCCGGACGGCTTCTATCTGCTGACCACCACGATCACCGCCCCCGACGGCATGCGCGACGAATTGGCCACGCCTTTCACCATTATCCACGGTCTGGCCGAGCGCCGCGCCGCGATGATGGCCAAACTCTCGCGGATCAAGGGGCATGAAGCAGCCAAGCAGACCGCAGAATATCCTTTCGCCTTGGCCAAGGCGATCAACGCGGGCACACGCGAGGTCATTTCCTATGACTTCAAGGCCGCCTTGGCGCGGTCCGAGGCGATTGCCGATGCTCTGGCGAAGGGCAAGGACCCGGTCGCTCATGCCACGGGTCTGCAAAACCGCGCCTATCGCTTTGCCGAGACGGGCGAGCTGATCCCCTATCAGCTCTTTGTCCCCTTGAACTGGACCCCGGATCGCCGATGGCCGCTGGTCGTGGCGCTCCACGGCGCAAACCTTGATGAAACCAACATGCTGGGCCGCGCCGGTGGCCGGATGCAGCAATTGGCCGAGCAGCACGGCATGATCGTGGTGGCCCCCTTGGGCTATCGGATCAACAGCGCTTATGGAGCGGTTCCCACGATGGGCCGCCTGTTCGGCGCCGATGCCCAGCGCGTCAAGCGCAGCGAGGCCGATGTGCTGGCCGTCACCGACAGTGTCGCGGCGGAATATCATGTCGATCCGGCGCGCCGCTATCTGACCGGCAATTCGATGGGCGGCGGCGGCACATGGTGGATCGGCGGGCATTATGCCGAACGTTGGGCCGCGATTGCGCCCGCCGCGATTGGCGGGGTGATCGGCGAGGACGTAACAGGCCTCGCCCATATGCCGATCATGGCCGTGGTGGGCGACCGCGACGAATTGGGCATGCTCAACCGGATGAAGGCCGACATGGCCATGCTGCGCGCCAAGGGCATCGAGCCCACCTATGTCGAGATCAAAGGCGGCACCCACTCCAGCGCCTTTGACACGGCCATGCCGCAAATTTTCGACTTCTTTGAAAGCCACCGCAAGTGA
- a CDS encoding alpha/beta hydrolase, with protein MRNFVSMLAAACCLSGGALHAQALDIGPSGETHVPAMTVPSSPLMSEEGNRSRIEHITTERSLKGKSVAEINAALFGPRLERTKAAFAVSIRADRIGGVPVLVYEPKAGAAKGKVLINVHGGGFVGCFTECGGMESIPVAAMTGMRVISVDYRLAPAAQFPAASQDVANVYREVLKTIPARSIGLYGCSAGGLLTAQSLAWFQSHNLPAPAAAGIFCAGGDPGMGGDSRFTGMALGDGDMPPLPSATPSPPLGYMRGADAGDANAFPAADPKVLAHFPPTLVIVGTRDFAMSSAVYLHSKLVKAGVDARLHMWEGGRHAFFYDIRVPEAREAFSVIAKFFQAHVH; from the coding sequence ATGAGGAATTTCGTTTCAATGCTGGCGGCGGCCTGCTGCCTGTCGGGCGGGGCGCTTCATGCCCAGGCGCTGGACATCGGCCCCTCGGGCGAGACCCATGTTCCGGCCATGACCGTCCCTTCCAGCCCATTGATGAGCGAGGAGGGCAACCGTTCGCGTATCGAACACATCACTACCGAGCGCAGCCTGAAAGGCAAGTCGGTGGCCGAGATCAACGCGGCCCTGTTCGGGCCAAGGCTGGAGCGCACCAAGGCCGCGTTTGCCGTTTCCATCCGTGCGGACCGGATCGGCGGCGTGCCGGTGCTGGTCTATGAACCCAAGGCCGGCGCGGCCAAGGGCAAGGTGCTGATCAATGTCCATGGCGGTGGCTTTGTCGGCTGCTTTACCGAATGCGGCGGGATGGAATCGATCCCCGTTGCGGCAATGACCGGCATGCGCGTCATCAGTGTTGACTACCGCCTTGCCCCCGCGGCGCAATTTCCGGCCGCATCGCAGGATGTCGCCAATGTCTATCGCGAGGTGCTCAAGACCATTCCGGCGCGCAGCATCGGCCTTTACGGCTGCTCGGCGGGCGGCCTGTTGACCGCACAGTCCTTGGCATGGTTCCAGTCGCACAATCTGCCCGCCCCTGCGGCTGCGGGGATTTTCTGTGCCGGGGGCGATCCGGGCATGGGCGGGGATTCGCGCTTTACCGGCATGGCTTTGGGCGATGGCGATATGCCGCCCCTGCCATCGGCTACCCCCTCTCCTCCGCTTGGTTATATGCGCGGGGCCGATGCGGGCGATGCCAATGCCTTTCCTGCCGCCGATCCCAAGGTGCTGGCGCATTTCCCTCCCACGCTGGTTATCGTGGGTACCCGCGATTTCGCCATGAGCAGCGCCGTCTATCTGCACAGCAAGCTGGTCAAGGCCGGGGTCGATGCGCGCCTGCATATGTGGGAAGGTGGACGCCACGCCTTTTTCTATGACATCCGCGTGCCCGAAGCGCGCGAGGCCTTCTCGGTCATCGCCAAATTCTTTCAGGCCCATGTGCATTGA
- a CDS encoding TonB-dependent receptor plug domain-containing protein, with product MRTFKLTLLASAATFSAVAASPTMAQSAKPKNTAAQPTTPSAAKPDDPSTPTVQDIIVTGSRIQNAGTQSPTPLTVVDAAKMLQTAPSSVDDVINQLPAFRASSGPNQVQRNAGSTSTGQSLANLRGLGAQRTLVLIDGRRPVPTNPQATTSTSIIPVGLIKRMEVVTGGASAAYGSDAVGGVANFVLLDRLEGIHGSIYSGISQQGDNKEFGGNLSFGLNLAEDRLHIVAGADYNKNYGVGNIYTRDWSAVEPGNSGNPLAFGATRAAGTAAFGWANGVEYATQTPGGVITGATTTGGAASSALNLLAFNPDGSTYTLARGPVLGNLMINSSSNRGAGPLSQWNLKQPMEQFAGMVRLSYDLSDNVKAFADINYARSNVFTFSQYHQSPTITIMADNPYLPAGIKAQMAAGNIASFNMGRIDTDWLGTSANNTYTTFQLATGFKGKIFDRFNWDATYIYGRSTIDSQVYGTREANLYAALYAVKDSSGNIVCGPIASNPGFAANRLTNSVQMANVQSGCVPMNPFGAGNVSQAAKDYVSGIEYTMNYMVRHDAALNISGPLFRLPGGDVSAAVGAEFRRDTLTQTADAAQIQGLYSSGNNKSYGGAATVKEFYGELELPLLKDITGIRSLSANGAVRRTDYNLSGAVTTWKVGGVYEPVQGLRFRATRSRDIRAPSLSELFLVGGVSATGSFVNPFNGQSARLPQQTVGNPNLKPEKADTFSAGVAYQGHGALGGLRFSVDYYNIKVKDVIASVAATDVLARCYAGLTSYCSAITFDSSAFGISKVFVQPFNQSLLQTQGIDLEAGYRTSLERIGLPGSIDATLFVNNLMHYKSTDIAGPNGVTLDYAGYQNASSKWNWTAYINYRIKAFNIGLQMRAFSSIKYSPLYKGPGEAGYDPAASNSISKNTFEGQALFNLNMGYDFDMRGSKAQFFINISNLFDKNPPQYAIAAINLGGNPYDYVGRSFKVGMRFGL from the coding sequence GTGAGGACTTTCAAGCTGACACTGTTAGCGAGCGCGGCCACGTTCAGCGCCGTGGCCGCCAGCCCGACCATGGCCCAGAGCGCCAAACCCAAGAACACCGCCGCCCAACCCACCACCCCATCGGCCGCAAAGCCTGATGATCCGTCCACCCCCACCGTTCAGGACATCATCGTTACCGGCAGCCGCATTCAAAACGCGGGAACCCAATCGCCCACGCCGCTGACGGTGGTGGACGCAGCCAAGATGCTGCAGACCGCGCCGTCCTCGGTGGATGATGTCATCAACCAATTGCCCGCCTTCCGTGCCAGTTCCGGCCCCAACCAGGTTCAGCGCAACGCCGGTTCGACCTCGACCGGGCAAAGTCTCGCCAATCTGCGCGGCCTTGGCGCCCAGCGCACGCTGGTTCTGATCGACGGCCGCCGCCCGGTGCCCACCAATCCGCAGGCCACGACATCAACCAGCATCATCCCGGTGGGTCTTATCAAGCGGATGGAAGTGGTGACCGGCGGCGCCTCGGCGGCCTATGGTTCGGATGCGGTGGGCGGCGTTGCCAATTTCGTGTTGCTCGACCGGCTCGAAGGCATCCACGGCTCGATCTACAGCGGTATTTCGCAACAGGGCGACAACAAGGAATTTGGCGGCAATCTGTCCTTTGGCCTCAATCTGGCCGAGGATCGGCTGCACATTGTCGCGGGCGCTGATTACAACAAGAATTACGGCGTGGGCAATATCTACACCCGCGATTGGAGCGCCGTCGAGCCGGGCAATTCGGGCAATCCGCTGGCCTTTGGCGCGACGCGGGCCGCTGGGACGGCCGCGTTTGGATGGGCCAACGGTGTGGAATATGCCACGCAAACCCCCGGCGGCGTGATCACCGGCGCCACGACCACGGGCGGCGCTGCCTCAAGCGCGCTCAACTTGCTGGCCTTTAACCCGGATGGTTCGACCTACACTCTGGCCCGCGGGCCAGTGCTGGGCAATCTGATGATCAACTCCTCGTCCAATCGCGGCGCAGGCCCATTGTCCCAGTGGAACCTGAAGCAACCGATGGAGCAATTCGCCGGGATGGTGCGGCTGTCCTACGACCTGTCGGACAATGTGAAGGCCTTTGCCGACATCAACTATGCGCGCAGCAACGTTTTCACCTTCTCCCAATATCATCAGTCTCCCACGATCACGATCATGGCCGATAATCCCTATCTGCCCGCCGGTATCAAGGCCCAGATGGCAGCGGGCAATATCGCCAGCTTCAATATGGGCCGCATTGACACCGACTGGCTGGGCACCTCGGCCAACAACACTTACACCACATTCCAGCTCGCGACCGGTTTCAAGGGCAAAATCTTCGACCGCTTCAATTGGGACGCGACCTATATTTACGGCCGCTCCACCATCGACTCGCAGGTCTATGGCACACGTGAAGCCAATCTCTACGCCGCACTCTATGCGGTGAAGGACAGCAGCGGCAATATTGTGTGCGGGCCGATCGCCTCGAACCCCGGCTTTGCCGCCAACCGCCTCACCAATTCGGTACAGATGGCGAATGTGCAGTCCGGCTGTGTGCCGATGAATCCCTTTGGCGCGGGCAATGTGTCGCAGGCGGCCAAGGATTACGTTTCCGGCATTGAATATACGATGAATTACATGGTGCGCCACGACGCGGCGCTCAACATCAGCGGCCCGCTGTTCCGCCTGCCCGGTGGCGATGTGTCGGCGGCCGTGGGGGCCGAATTCCGCCGCGATACGCTGACCCAGACCGCCGATGCCGCCCAGATTCAGGGCCTCTATTCCTCGGGTAACAACAAGTCCTATGGCGGGGCGGCCACGGTCAAGGAATTCTACGGCGAGCTTGAACTCCCGCTGCTCAAGGATATTACCGGGATCCGATCGCTCTCGGCCAATGGCGCGGTGCGCCGCACCGATTATAACCTCAGCGGCGCCGTCACCACATGGAAAGTCGGCGGGGTCTATGAACCGGTGCAGGGCCTGCGTTTCCGCGCCACGCGTTCACGCGATATCCGCGCGCCTTCGCTTTCCGAACTGTTCCTCGTGGGCGGGGTTTCGGCCACGGGCTCCTTCGTCAACCCGTTCAACGGCCAATCCGCCCGCCTGCCGCAACAGACGGTGGGCAATCCCAACCTGAAGCCGGAAAAGGCCGATACTTTCTCGGCCGGTGTGGCCTATCAGGGGCATGGCGCGCTGGGCGGCCTGCGCTTCTCGGTCGATTATTACAATATCAAGGTCAAGGACGTCATCGCCTCGGTGGCGGCGACGGACGTGTTGGCCCGGTGCTATGCCGGCCTGACGTCCTATTGTTCGGCCATCACCTTTGACAGTTCGGCCTTTGGCATTTCAAAAGTGTTCGTCCAGCCCTTCAACCAATCCCTGCTGCAAACGCAAGGTATTGATTTGGAAGCGGGCTATCGCACCAGTCTGGAACGCATCGGCCTGCCCGGCAGCATCGACGCCACGCTGTTTGTCAACAATCTGATGCATTACAAGAGCACCGACATCGCCGGGCCGAACGGCGTCACGCTCGACTATGCCGGTTATCAAAACGCCTCGTCCAAGTGGAACTGGACCGCCTATATCAATTACCGGATCAAGGCGTTCAACATCGGCCTGCAAATGCGCGCCTTCAGCTCGATCAAATATTCGCCGCTCTACAAAGGGCCGGGCGAGGCAGGCTATGATCCCGCCGCCAGCAACAGCATCAGCAAAAACACGTTCGAAGGACAGGCCCTGTTCAACCTCAACATGGGCTATGATTTCGACATGCGCGGCAGCAAGGCGCAATTCTTTATCAATATCAGCAACCTGTTTGACAAGAACCCGCCCCAATATGCAATTGCCGCGATCAACCTTGGCGGCAACCCCTATGACTATGTCGGCCGCAGCTTCAAGGTCGGCATGAGGTTTGGCCTGTGA
- a CDS encoding IclR family transcriptional regulator: MSDEKNEKNLVKSIVKAFAVLQSFGPDAEELVIADVARAAGMDNATAFRMLNTLVSLGYVEKVPDSRRFRLTFKCLDLGFNAIARSDIRSLGRPLLRQLVGDRIEAASIGVLDGPEVVYVERIQAGLQRLAVDVRVGNRVPAFSSALGRAILAHLPIDDERAILEAHPPKQLTQYTVVDIDQILTEIAKVRRDGFAVSDQETVTGLRVLAAPITDIDGIPIAALSVASPAFGQSLDEFIEAAREVTCEAARRLSLAVRAAGATAAHPLTP; encoded by the coding sequence GTGAGCGATGAAAAGAATGAAAAGAATCTGGTCAAATCCATCGTCAAGGCCTTTGCCGTTTTGCAAAGCTTTGGCCCCGATGCCGAAGAACTGGTCATTGCCGATGTCGCCCGCGCGGCGGGGATGGACAATGCCACCGCCTTTCGCATGCTCAACACGCTGGTTTCGCTCGGCTATGTGGAAAAGGTGCCCGACAGCCGCCGCTTCCGGCTGACGTTCAAATGCCTCGACCTGGGCTTTAACGCGATTGCCCGATCCGATATCCGCTCGCTGGGGCGGCCCCTGCTGCGGCAATTGGTTGGCGATCGGATCGAGGCGGCTTCGATCGGTGTGCTTGACGGGCCCGAAGTGGTCTATGTCGAACGCATTCAGGCAGGGCTGCAACGCCTTGCCGTCGATGTGCGCGTGGGCAACCGCGTGCCCGCTTTCTCATCGGCGCTGGGCCGGGCCATTCTGGCGCATCTGCCCATCGACGATGAACGCGCCATTCTCGAGGCCCATCCGCCCAAGCAACTGACGCAATATACCGTCGTCGATATCGACCAGATTTTGACGGAGATCGCCAAGGTCCGGCGTGATGGTTTTGCAGTCTCCGATCAGGAAACGGTGACGGGCCTGCGCGTGCTGGCCGCACCGATCACCGATATCGACGGCATCCCGATTGCCGCGCTCAGCGTGGCCTCGCCCGCTTTTGGGCAAAGCCTTGACGAATTTATCGAAGCGGCCCGCGAAGTGACCTGCGAAGCGGCCCGTCGTCTCTCACTGGCCGTGCGCGCCGCCGGCGCCACCGCCGCCCATCCATTGACCCCATAG
- a CDS encoding SDR family NAD(P)-dependent oxidoreductase, whose amino-acid sequence MATLPPKSVAVTGSASGIGAAIARRLARDGWHVIGVDRVEAQDAPHLAAQIIADLSDPARIADVAARLRGVQGLVHAAGLMRTGALDAISVDDGDVMWAVHVRALTLLMQALCPAMGAGGRVVAIGSRTSRGAAGKGQYAATKAAMVALIRSFAAELAPHAITANIVAPAATATGMLQRADRADVPPVLPPIGRFIEPDEIAACVAFLLSPEAGALTGQEIVICGGASL is encoded by the coding sequence ATGGCCACCCTGCCCCCCAAAAGCGTGGCCGTGACAGGCAGCGCCTCGGGCATTGGCGCGGCCATTGCGCGGCGGCTTGCCCGCGATGGCTGGCATGTGATCGGCGTGGACCGGGTGGAGGCGCAGGACGCCCCCCATCTGGCCGCGCAGATTATCGCCGACCTGTCCGACCCGGCCCGGATTGCCGATGTGGCGGCCCGGCTGCGTGGCGTGCAGGGTCTGGTCCATGCGGCGGGGCTGATGCGGACGGGGGCGCTGGATGCCATCTCGGTCGATGATGGCGATGTGATGTGGGCGGTCCATGTCCGCGCGCTGACCCTGCTGATGCAGGCGCTCTGCCCCGCCATGGGCGCAGGCGGACGCGTCGTCGCCATCGGCAGCCGCACCAGTCGCGGCGCCGCGGGCAAAGGCCAGTATGCCGCAACCAAGGCGGCGATGGTGGCGCTGATCCGCTCCTTTGCCGCCGAACTGGCGCCGCACGCCATCACCGCCAATATCGTGGCCCCCGCCGCCACCGCCACCGGCATGTTGCAGCGTGCCGACCGCGCGGATGTGCCGCCGGTACTGCCGCCGATTGGCCGCTTTATCGAACCCGATGAAATCGCCGCCTGCGTCGCCTTCCTGCTCTCTCCCGAGGCAGGCGCGCTGACCGGGCAGGAAATCGTGATCTGCGGGGGCGCCTCGCTCTGA
- a CDS encoding dihydrodipicolinate synthase family protein, whose amino-acid sequence MTTQLDLKGLIPAIAVPFRDDYSIDEQALTRFARWLSGQRGIKALMTNGHTGEVFSLTPRERAEVTRITAKAVDGAVPIISSIVCEGTIDAAEQAIMARDAGASALDIMPPHHWLRFGFRPSHVIEYFEAVGKASGLPLVVHVYPAWTKASFSSSLLAELAQMDHVHAFKIGTREMNKYAKDLKEIRAVAPDKALLTCHDEYLLASMVQGIDGALVGFASLIPGLIMDLLDAVKAGDLNEARRIQGLIDPLKDAVYGDGEPTGEAHACMKAAMVAAGIFANATMRPPTVAPSTEELARIKAAVAAAGIAHTVGA is encoded by the coding sequence GTGACCACCCAGCTTGACCTCAAGGGCCTTATTCCCGCCATCGCCGTCCCCTTTCGGGATGATTACAGCATTGATGAGCAGGCTCTGACCCGCTTTGCCCGCTGGCTTTCGGGCCAACGGGGCATCAAGGCCCTGATGACCAATGGCCACACCGGCGAGGTCTTCTCCCTGACCCCGCGCGAACGCGCCGAGGTAACGCGCATCACCGCCAAGGCGGTGGATGGCGCGGTGCCGATCATCTCCTCCATCGTGTGCGAGGGCACGATCGATGCGGCCGAACAGGCGATCATGGCCCGCGATGCCGGGGCCTCCGCTCTGGACATCATGCCGCCGCACCACTGGCTGCGCTTCGGCTTCCGCCCCTCGCATGTGATCGAATATTTCGAGGCCGTGGGCAAGGCATCGGGCCTGCCGCTGGTGGTCCATGTCTATCCGGCCTGGACCAAGGCGTCCTTCTCCTCCTCGCTACTGGCGGAACTGGCGCAGATGGATCATGTCCATGCCTTCAAGATCGGCACGCGCGAGATGAACAAATATGCCAAGGATCTGAAAGAAATCCGCGCAGTGGCGCCGGACAAGGCGCTGCTCACTTGTCACGATGAATATCTGTTGGCCTCGATGGTCCAGGGCATTGACGGCGCGCTGGTGGGCTTTGCCTCGCTGATCCCCGGCCTCATCATGGACCTGCTCGATGCGGTCAAGGCGGGCGACCTCAACGAGGCGCGCCGCATTCAGGGTCTGATCGATCCGCTGAAAGATGCCGTCTATGGCGATGGCGAGCCCACCGGCGAAGCCCATGCCTGCATGAAGGCCGCGATGGTGGCCGCAGGCATCTTTGCAAACGCCACCATGCGCCCGCCCACGGTTGCCCCCAGCACCGAGGAGCTGGCCCGCATCAAGGCCGCCGTTGCGGCAGCGGGCATCGCCCACACGGTCGGGGCCTGA